One Ignavibacterium album JCM 16511 genomic region harbors:
- a CDS encoding M14 family metallopeptidase yields MNYWLTHFEKSGMTESPDYNSTIKYFEKFEKNFPYVKIKDIGLTPQGRKLKVVIVSKDKAFTPQQAKKTKKAVVLIQNGIHPGEIEGKDACMLLLREILVTKEKSNLLNNLILLIIPVLNIDGHERISPFNRPNQNGPKKMGWRTNALNLNLNRDYLKVDTPEIQSFLKLFNEWLPDFMIDNHTTNGADYQYHVTYGIETHQNIDRGLVQWIKNKYLPYLHKKVEADGFIIGPYMEFKDGTVESGILDLPSPPRLSHGYCAAQNRVCLLVETHSLKPFANRVFSTKSMMQHTLEFLNENFKEIMIINNQADKNHIKNYLVEKKKFPLVLVSNGKFEKFLFKGFEWYDEYSEITGSTVRKYTDKPIEIEIPIFNQAKSAKKIFVPEAYLIPQEFENIIRVLKHHHINLTRIQSDKIFKVERYRFNNVNFAPRPYEGRQLPSFDTVCFEEKVLCRKGTYVVPTNQRALRVIVNLLEPDAPDSFVHWGFFNAFFERKEYAEAYIMEPYAKVMIENDQSLKNEFYKRLEADEKFRNNPLDRLDFFYRKSLFFDKGENVYPIMRLIGK; encoded by the coding sequence ATGAATTACTGGTTAACTCATTTTGAAAAATCAGGAATGACTGAGTCACCTGATTATAACAGCACAATAAAATACTTTGAGAAGTTCGAAAAGAATTTTCCTTATGTTAAAATAAAAGACATAGGATTAACACCACAGGGAAGAAAATTAAAAGTAGTTATTGTTTCTAAGGACAAAGCGTTTACGCCGCAGCAGGCAAAGAAAACTAAAAAAGCAGTTGTACTGATCCAAAACGGAATTCATCCCGGTGAGATTGAAGGTAAAGATGCTTGCATGCTTTTGCTTAGAGAGATTCTTGTTACAAAAGAAAAATCTAATTTGCTAAATAATCTTATTCTTTTGATAATTCCTGTATTAAACATTGATGGACACGAAAGAATAAGCCCATTCAATCGTCCGAATCAAAACGGTCCAAAGAAAATGGGTTGGCGAACTAATGCTCTGAACCTTAATCTAAATCGTGATTATCTTAAGGTTGACACACCAGAAATTCAATCATTTCTCAAGCTGTTCAATGAGTGGCTTCCGGATTTTATGATTGATAATCACACAACAAACGGTGCGGATTATCAATATCATGTTACTTATGGAATTGAAACTCATCAGAATATTGACCGCGGTTTAGTTCAGTGGATTAAGAATAAATATCTTCCTTATCTTCATAAAAAAGTAGAAGCTGATGGATTTATAATCGGACCTTATATGGAATTCAAAGATGGAACAGTTGAATCCGGAATACTTGATTTACCATCGCCACCAAGACTTTCGCACGGCTACTGTGCTGCTCAAAATCGTGTTTGTCTTTTGGTTGAAACTCACAGCTTGAAACCATTTGCCAATCGTGTGTTTTCTACCAAATCGATGATGCAACATACACTTGAGTTCCTGAATGAAAACTTCAAAGAGATAATGATTATCAATAATCAGGCAGATAAAAATCATATTAAAAATTATTTAGTTGAGAAAAAGAAGTTTCCACTTGTACTTGTAAGTAATGGTAAGTTCGAAAAATTCTTATTCAAAGGTTTTGAGTGGTATGATGAATACAGTGAAATCACAGGTTCAACAGTTCGCAAATACACTGACAAACCAATTGAAATAGAAATACCAATTTTCAATCAGGCAAAATCTGCTAAAAAAATATTTGTACCTGAAGCTTATCTTATTCCGCAGGAATTTGAAAATATAATCAGAGTTTTGAAACACCATCATATTAATTTGACACGAATACAAAGTGATAAAATATTTAAAGTTGAGCGTTACAGATTTAATAATGTAAATTTTGCACCGCGACCTTATGAAGGCAGACAACTTCCATCTTTCGATACTGTTTGCTTTGAGGAAAAAGTTTTATGTAGAAAAGGAACTTATGTTGTTCCGACAAATCAAAGAGCTTTGCGAGTAATAGTAAATCTGCTTGAACCGGATGCCCCGGATTCGTTTGTTCATTGGGGATTTTTCAACGCCTTCTTCGAACGAAAAGAATACGCTGAAGCTTATATCATGGAACCTTATGCAAAAGTGATGATAGAAAATGATCAATCATTAAAAAATGAGTTTTACAAAAGATTAGAAGCAGATGAAAAATTCAGAAATAATCCTTTGGACAGATTAGATTTCTTTTACAGAAAATCTCTGTTTTTTGATAAAGGAGAAAATGTGTATCCGATTATGCGACTTATTGGTAAATAA
- a CDS encoding ATP-grasp domain-containing protein — translation MLTILCVSSYEKGHDFMKEAKAQGCRVLLLTSKSLENADWPRESIDDIFYIPDKNKDWNMKDVIYGVSYLARTEKIDRIVALDDFDVERAAALREHLRIGGMGDTTARYFRDKLAMRMRAKEVGIPVPEFEHVLNYNKINDFIKRVPFPYMVKPRLLAGSYGLKKVHNEQELWDRINFLGDEQSFFLMERFVPGNIYHVDSIVYNYEVKYAVASRYGTPPFEVAHQGRVFTSRTLNPNDIKSKQVLELNKQLLKALGLKQGVSHSEYIESSEDGKFYFLETSARVGGANLSVLVEAATGINLWREWAKIEILNGEKDYQIPTPKNYYAGIITSLAKQQWPDLSVYNDPEVYWRLKKEYHAGIIVTSPDEKRRDELVEQYTQRFYSDFFATAKMGERPSD, via the coding sequence ATGCTCACAATTCTTTGCGTCTCAAGTTATGAAAAAGGTCATGACTTTATGAAAGAAGCAAAAGCTCAGGGCTGCAGAGTTTTGCTTCTTACATCTAAAAGTCTTGAGAATGCTGACTGGCCAAGAGAAAGTATCGACGATATTTTTTATATACCTGATAAAAACAAAGACTGGAATATGAAAGATGTTATTTATGGAGTTAGCTATCTTGCAAGAACAGAGAAAATTGACAGAATCGTTGCACTTGATGATTTTGATGTTGAACGGGCTGCAGCTCTCAGAGAACATTTAAGAATTGGTGGAATGGGCGATACAACTGCTAGATATTTCCGCGATAAGCTTGCGATGAGAATGCGTGCTAAAGAAGTCGGAATTCCTGTTCCTGAATTTGAGCATGTTCTTAATTATAACAAAATTAATGATTTTATCAAGCGAGTACCATTTCCATATATGGTTAAACCAAGATTGCTCGCTGGTTCTTATGGATTAAAGAAAGTTCATAATGAACAGGAGCTTTGGGATAGAATTAATTTTCTTGGAGATGAGCAATCATTTTTTCTGATGGAGAGATTCGTTCCCGGAAATATTTATCATGTTGATTCAATTGTTTATAACTATGAAGTTAAATATGCTGTTGCAAGTCGTTACGGAACTCCGCCTTTCGAAGTTGCTCATCAGGGAAGAGTTTTCACAAGCAGAACATTAAATCCGAATGATATAAAATCGAAACAAGTACTTGAATTGAATAAACAATTATTAAAGGCACTCGGACTTAAACAAGGAGTTTCTCATTCTGAATATATCGAATCGTCAGAAGACGGGAAGTTTTATTTTCTCGAAACATCAGCAAGAGTAGGCGGTGCAAATCTTTCTGTTCTTGTTGAAGCAGCAACCGGCATAAATCTCTGGCGTGAATGGGCAAAGATCGAAATTCTTAACGGAGAAAAAGATTATCAGATTCCAACACCAAAAAATTATTATGCCGGAATAATTACTTCTTTGGCAAAACAACAATGGCCTGATTTATCTGTTTATAATGATCCGGAAGTTTACTGGAGATTGAAAAAAGAATACCACGCAGGAATTATTGTTACATCACCTGATGAAAAAAGAAGAGATGAATTAGTTGAGCAATACACACAGAGATTTTATAGCGATTTCTTTGCAACAGCAAAAATGGGCGAAAGGCCAAGCGATTAA
- a CDS encoding acyl-ACP desaturase: MEILINGKNAEVNELKSKTEVLSYLESKVKQWMEQHIAKRKLWFSSDFLPVDEKNSDDQNKIVDGLRERAKGIKDSARVAVALNLLTEEGLPHFHRLIAHHLGPDSFWSKWNNMWTAEEDRHGNILRDYARDSRLFRFKEVEMMQFYYQEAGFNPDWDKDPYKVFVYTTLQERATQFSHKNTGKLVGEDEPLLNGILSNIAADEAKHFTFYRNVFKEVLNLDPNRAMVSASEIMPAIDMPGLSMPNFREMADVVRRVGIYGPRDYKNIVEEAIKFWEIELITGLNEAAKKAQEKILAIPKRLEKVAEYVEKRTESKTFSFDFIYNRILAFE; encoded by the coding sequence ATGGAAATTTTAATAAACGGTAAAAACGCAGAAGTAAATGAACTAAAAAGTAAAACCGAAGTTTTAAGTTATCTCGAATCAAAAGTTAAGCAATGGATGGAACAACATATTGCAAAGCGTAAACTGTGGTTTTCAAGTGACTTTCTTCCTGTGGATGAAAAAAACTCTGATGACCAAAATAAAATTGTTGATGGACTTCGGGAAAGAGCAAAAGGAATTAAAGATTCGGCAAGAGTCGCCGTTGCTCTTAATCTTTTAACCGAAGAAGGGTTACCACACTTTCACAGATTGATTGCTCATCATCTTGGTCCGGATAGTTTCTGGTCCAAATGGAATAATATGTGGACAGCAGAAGAAGATCGTCACGGAAATATTCTTCGCGACTATGCAAGAGATTCACGCTTATTCAGATTTAAAGAAGTTGAAATGATGCAGTTCTATTATCAGGAAGCCGGATTCAATCCTGATTGGGATAAAGATCCGTACAAAGTTTTTGTTTATACAACATTGCAGGAAAGAGCTACACAGTTTTCACATAAAAATACTGGTAAACTTGTTGGCGAAGATGAACCATTATTAAACGGAATTCTGAGTAACATTGCGGCAGATGAAGCAAAGCATTTCACATTTTACAGAAATGTATTTAAAGAAGTTTTAAATCTTGACCCAAATCGCGCGATGGTTTCAGCATCTGAAATAATGCCTGCCATCGATATGCCAGGACTTTCAATGCCTAACTTTAGAGAAATGGCTGATGTTGTAAGAAGAGTTGGAATTTATGGTCCCAGAGATTATAAAAACATTGTTGAAGAAGCAATTAAGTTCTGGGAAATTGAATTGATTACCGGTTTAAATGAAGCAGCTAAAAAAGCCCAGGAAAAAATTCTTGCAATTCCTAAACGACTGGAAAAAGTAGCAGAGTATGTTGAGAAGCGAACAGAATCAAAAACATTCTCATTCGATTTTATCTACAACAGAATACTTGCATTTGAATAA
- the hemN gene encoding oxygen-independent coproporphyrinogen III oxidase, translating to MFEIDLTKFKKYDKPGPRYTSYPTAPQFNENFTHEDYLDEIVKTNYGENLPDLSLYFHLPYCDTLCYFCGCNMIITRNRDRIKEYISYVKKEIDLLRQYLLPDRKVAQHHWGGGTPTHLSPDEINDLASYINKNFQFKPDAEISCEIDPRELTKAHLEALRNNGFNRISMGVQDFNEKVQKAVNRIQPEDITRQTVNWVRELGFHSINLDLIYGLPFQTVETFSDTVDKIIDISPDRIAVFNYAHVPWMKKHMALIHPEDIPAPEVKLEILKMTIEKLTSAGYEFIGMDHFAKPNDELAVAMREKKLYRNFQGYSTNAGADLYAMGITSISQLKNIYAQNYKTEKEYYSALDDEHLPTAKGYRLTEDDHLRRDVIMKLMCNFELDFEEIESKYNIDFKKYFAWGLSNLNEMIDDELIELTDKGLKVKNMGRMLIRNIAMNFDGYIERKEDKAKYSRTV from the coding sequence GTGTTCGAAATAGACTTAACAAAATTCAAAAAATATGATAAACCCGGACCTCGTTACACGAGCTATCCTACTGCACCTCAGTTTAATGAAAACTTTACTCACGAAGATTATCTTGATGAAATAGTTAAAACAAATTACGGCGAGAATCTTCCTGATTTATCGCTTTACTTCCACCTTCCCTACTGTGATACACTTTGTTACTTCTGTGGCTGCAACATGATTATTACCAGAAACAGAGACAGGATTAAAGAATACATCAGTTATGTAAAAAAAGAAATTGATCTGTTGAGACAATATCTTCTCCCTGACAGAAAAGTAGCGCAGCATCATTGGGGTGGCGGAACTCCAACTCATCTTAGTCCTGATGAAATCAATGACCTTGCTTCTTACATCAACAAAAATTTTCAATTCAAACCTGATGCAGAAATCAGTTGTGAAATTGATCCGCGTGAATTGACAAAAGCACATCTTGAAGCTTTACGCAATAACGGATTCAACAGAATAAGTATGGGCGTGCAGGACTTTAATGAAAAAGTTCAGAAAGCAGTAAACAGAATTCAACCGGAAGATATCACCCGACAGACAGTTAACTGGGTAAGAGAGCTTGGATTTCACAGCATCAACCTTGATTTGATTTATGGATTACCTTTCCAAACTGTCGAAACTTTTTCAGACACAGTTGATAAAATTATTGATATCTCACCGGACAGAATTGCAGTATTCAATTATGCGCATGTTCCCTGGATGAAAAAACACATGGCACTTATTCATCCTGAAGATATTCCTGCACCTGAAGTAAAACTTGAAATTCTTAAAATGACGATTGAGAAACTGACATCAGCAGGATATGAATTTATTGGAATGGATCACTTTGCAAAACCTAATGATGAACTTGCTGTTGCAATGAGAGAGAAAAAGCTTTACAGAAATTTTCAGGGTTACAGCACAAATGCTGGTGCAGATCTTTATGCAATGGGTATAACTTCCATATCACAGTTGAAAAATATTTATGCTCAGAATTATAAAACCGAAAAAGAGTATTACTCTGCTTTGGATGATGAACATTTACCAACTGCAAAAGGTTATCGCCTGACTGAGGATGATCATCTGAGACGTGATGTGATTATGAAACTCATGTGCAATTTTGAATTAGACTTTGAAGAAATCGAAAGTAAGTACAACATAGACTTTAAAAAGTATTTTGCCTGGGGATTGAGTAACCTTAATGAGATGATTGATGACGAACTAATCGAGCTCACTGATAAAGGTCTGAAAGTAAAAAATATGGGTAGAATGCTTATCCGTAACATTGCAATGAACTTTGATGGATATATCGAACGAAAGGAAGATAAGGCAAAATACTCTCGCACAGTTTAA
- a CDS encoding GxxExxY protein: MSPQRRREIERDELNKLGSNIFDVSIEVHKILGAGLLETVYELSLFKESLIIFNSMPQHLSI, from the coding sequence ATTTCACCACAGAGACGCAGAGAAATTGAAAGAGATGAATTAAATAAACTGGGATCGAATATATTTGATGTTTCAATCGAAGTACACAAAATATTAGGAGCTGGATTATTGGAGACAGTTTATGAATTATCTCTCTTTAAAGAATCGTTAATAATTTTTAACTCTATGCCTCAGCATCTTAGTATTTAA
- the hemE gene encoding uroporphyrinogen decarboxylase: MEKLKNDLFLRACKRQPVERTPIWIMRQAGRYLPEYQAVRAKADFLTMCKTPELAAEVTIQPIDILEVDAAIIFSDILVIPEAMGMHLVMHEGKGPIFHNPIRNENDARFLKKINPEKELKYVLDAVRLTKKELNNRVPLIGFSGSPWTLLTYMVEGRGSKNFSEVKKLIYNNPKLAHQLLSDLSDTIAGYLSAKIGAGCNAVQIFDTWGGILSQKDFLEFSLPYVERIISQIKRNDEPVIFFAKGVHHNLIKMADIGADVLGLDWTMNLGEVRKLVGNRVALQGNLDPTVLYANKNYIKQEVISVLQSFGEGSGHIFNLGHGVLPDVDPENVKALVQFVKEESKKFHHRDAEKLKEMN; this comes from the coding sequence TTGGAAAAATTGAAAAATGATTTATTCCTTCGTGCCTGCAAAAGACAACCGGTTGAAAGAACACCAATATGGATTATGCGTCAGGCAGGAAGATATTTACCGGAATATCAGGCAGTTCGTGCTAAAGCTGATTTTCTAACAATGTGTAAAACTCCTGAGCTAGCAGCTGAGGTAACTATACAACCGATTGATATTCTTGAAGTTGATGCTGCAATAATTTTTTCTGATATACTTGTAATACCGGAAGCAATGGGAATGCATCTCGTAATGCACGAAGGCAAAGGACCAATTTTTCATAATCCAATCAGAAACGAAAACGATGCAAGGTTTTTGAAAAAAATAAATCCTGAAAAAGAACTAAAATATGTTTTGGATGCAGTTAGACTAACAAAAAAAGAATTGAATAATCGTGTTCCTTTGATTGGTTTCAGTGGTTCGCCCTGGACACTTTTAACTTATATGGTTGAAGGTCGTGGTTCAAAAAATTTTTCTGAAGTGAAAAAACTTATTTATAACAATCCTAAACTTGCTCATCAGTTGCTGAGTGATCTTTCAGATACAATTGCTGGTTATCTTTCAGCAAAGATTGGAGCCGGTTGTAATGCTGTTCAGATTTTTGATACCTGGGGTGGAATTTTATCACAAAAAGATTTTCTGGAATTTTCTCTTCCTTATGTTGAAAGAATTATTTCTCAAATTAAAAGAAATGATGAACCGGTTATTTTCTTTGCAAAAGGAGTTCATCATAATCTGATTAAGATGGCTGATATCGGAGCAGATGTTCTTGGTCTAGATTGGACAATGAATCTTGGTGAAGTAAGGAAGTTAGTAGGTAATCGTGTTGCACTTCAGGGCAATCTTGATCCTACTGTTCTTTATGCCAATAAAAATTATATTAAGCAGGAAGTAATTTCTGTGCTTCAATCTTTTGGTGAAGGAAGCGGACACATATTTAATCTTGGTCACGGTGTTCTCCCTGATGTTGATCCCGAAAATGTAAAAGCACTAGTTCAGTTTGTGAAAGAAGAAAGTAAAAAATTTCACCACAGAGACGCAGAGAAATTGAAAGAGATGAATTAA
- a CDS encoding uroporphyrinogen-III synthase, protein MSKSRAVLKRQRKEIIIDKAAELFARRDYYEVMMDDVAHLSKVAKGTLYNYFDSKEKLYEEIINSNLENLVASVKSGLNNESFIIEYLYSYVSSLFQFLISHKNFFKIYYSHLSKDDEFINSAIKLKTEELSSLLSDIIYKGKRERLFRDVEEDFAVRLIIGNIFNSVKRSIENNFSDEQLFSERENLFDFILHAIYAGFENSMIRPLRNKTIVLTRTVEQSAESASAFSELGAKVIIFPTLEIVPPTSWKSFDEIIFSKNKIDFLIFTSAHTVTMFVHRLQELQKEFDYSKTKVVAIGSKTSQVCEQCKIPVNIIPKKFSGEGVVEALSKFNLKDKIVFIPRSAIGRAELPKGLEELGAVIKTVPVYNVSLPRKSVIEESLKQLKESKPDVYVFTSPSTFENFLTIMKVDNPVLYFKGVDVAAIGPTTKSAIESKKVKVSIMPSEYTIKGLANKMIEYYRTKEK, encoded by the coding sequence GTGAGTAAAAGCAGAGCTGTATTAAAGAGACAAAGAAAAGAAATTATTATTGATAAAGCCGCAGAACTTTTCGCCAGGAGAGATTACTACGAAGTTATGATGGATGATGTTGCTCATCTCAGCAAGGTTGCGAAAGGTACTTTATACAATTACTTTGATTCCAAAGAAAAGCTTTACGAAGAAATCATTAATTCAAATCTGGAAAATTTAGTAGCTTCAGTTAAATCAGGTTTAAATAATGAATCTTTCATAATCGAATATCTTTATTCTTATGTTTCATCATTATTTCAGTTTTTAATATCACACAAAAACTTCTTTAAAATCTATTACAGCCATCTTTCCAAAGATGATGAATTTATTAATTCTGCAATTAAATTGAAGACTGAAGAGTTGAGTTCATTACTTAGTGATATTATTTATAAAGGGAAAAGAGAGAGACTGTTCAGAGATGTTGAAGAAGATTTTGCTGTAAGATTAATTATTGGAAATATTTTTAACTCAGTTAAAAGAAGTATAGAAAACAATTTTTCGGATGAACAATTATTTTCCGAAAGAGAAAACCTGTTTGATTTTATTCTTCACGCAATTTATGCCGGATTTGAAAACTCGATGATAAGACCTTTAAGGAACAAAACTATTGTATTAACCAGAACAGTTGAGCAGTCTGCTGAATCAGCATCTGCATTCAGTGAGCTGGGAGCAAAAGTAATAATCTTTCCTACTCTTGAAATTGTTCCACCAACAAGCTGGAAAAGTTTTGATGAAATAATATTTAGTAAAAATAAAATTGATTTTCTGATTTTCACTTCTGCACACACTGTTACCATGTTTGTGCATAGACTTCAGGAACTTCAAAAAGAATTTGATTATTCTAAAACTAAAGTAGTTGCAATAGGAAGCAAAACAAGTCAGGTTTGTGAACAATGTAAAATTCCTGTAAACATTATTCCGAAGAAATTTTCAGGCGAAGGTGTAGTTGAAGCATTATCAAAATTTAATCTTAAAGATAAAATTGTATTCATTCCCCGCTCTGCAATTGGTCGTGCCGAGCTTCCCAAAGGATTGGAAGAACTTGGCGCAGTAATTAAAACAGTTCCTGTTTATAATGTTTCGCTTCCCAGAAAAAGTGTTATTGAAGAGAGTCTGAAGCAATTAAAAGAATCAAAACCTGATGTTTATGTTTTTACAAGTCCTTCAACTTTTGAAAATTTCTTAACTATAATGAAGGTTGATAATCCTGTTTTATATTTCAAAGGTGTTGATGTAGCTGCAATTGGTCCAACCACCAAATCTGCAATTGAATCAAAAAAAGTTAAAGTCAGTATTATGCCATCAGAGTACACAATCAAAGGATTAGCCAATAAGATGATTGAGTATTATCGTACAAAAGAAAAATAA